A window from Plectropomus leopardus isolate mb chromosome 21, YSFRI_Pleo_2.0, whole genome shotgun sequence encodes these proteins:
- the cct5 gene encoding T-complex protein 1 subunit epsilon produces the protein MSALGTLAFDEYGRPFIIIKDQDKKSRLSGIDALKSHIMAGMAVASTLKTSLGPNGLDKMMVDRDGEVTVTNDGATILSMMDVDHQIAKLMVELSKSQDDEIGDGTTGVVVLAGALLEQAEQLLDRGIHPIRISDGYDQAARIAIEQLDKIAETLPCDPNNTEPLIETAMTTLGSKIINRCHRQMAEIAVEAILTVADMERKDVDFELIKMEGKVGGKLEDTQLIKGVIVDKEFSHPQMPKVLKDAKIAILTCPFEPPKPKTKHKLDVTSVEDYKALQKYEKDKFEEMIQQVKSNGANLAICQWGFDDEANHLLLQNELPAVRWVGGPEIELIAIATGGRIVPRFSELTPEKLGTAGLVKEISFGTTKDRMLVIQECKNTRAVTIFIRGGNKMIIEEAKRALHDALCVIRNLVRDNRVVYGGGASEIACALAVNQAADKCPSLEQYAMRSFADALEVIPMALAENSGLNPIQTMAEVRAKQVKEANPFLGIDCLHNNTNDMKQQHVVETLIGKKQQILLATQVVKMILKIDDIRSPGESED, from the exons atgtccgCGTTGGGGACACTGGCTTTTGATGAATATGGAAGGCCTTTCATCATCATTAAAGACCAGGACAAGAAGTCACGGTTATCGGGCATTGACGCACTGAAG TCTCATATTATGGCAGGCATGGCAGTTGCGTCAACGCTCAAGACATCTCTGGGACCTAATG GTCTTGACAAGATGATGGTTGACAGGGATGGGGAGGTTACAGTCACCAATGATGGAGCCACTATTCTTAGCATGATGGATGTGGACCACCAGATTGCTAAACTCATGGTGGAGCTCTCAAAGTCTCAGGATGATGAGATTGGAGATGGAACCACTGGAGTTGTTG TGCTGGCTGGCGCTCTGCTTGAGCAGGCTGAGCAGCTGCTGGACCGAGGAATCCACCCCATCAGGATCTCTGACGGTTATGACCAGGCTGCACGAATTGCCATCGAGCAGCTTGATAAAATTGCTGAAACCTTACCCTGCGATCCCAACAACACAGAACCCCTCATTGAAACCGCCATGACAACACTGGGATCCAAAAT TATCAACCGGTGTCACAGACAGATGGCAGAGATTGCGGTGGAGGCCATCCTCACCGTAGCAGACATGGAGAGGAAGGACGTGGACTTCGAGCTCATCAAGATGGAGGGCAAAGTAGGAGGCAAGCTGGAGGACACGCAGCTCATCAAGGGAGTCATAGTTGACAAGGAGTTCAGCCACCCTCAGATGCCCAAG GTTctgaaagatgcaaaaattGCTATCCTTACCTGCCCATTTGAGCCCCCTAAGCCCAAGACCAAGCATAAGTTGGATGTGACCTCAGTGGAGGACTACAAAGCTCTccagaaatatgaaaaagataAGTTTGAGGAGATGATCCAACAG GTCAAAAGCAATGGTGCTAACTTGGCCATCTGCCAATGGGGCTTTGATGATGAAGCCAACCACCTTCTGCTGCAGAACGAGCTGCCAGCAGTGCGCTGGGTCGGAGGGCCTGAGATTGAG ctgatCGCCATCGCCACAGGAGGCCGCATCGTGCCACGGTTCTCTGAGCTGACACCAGAGAAGCTTGGCACCGCTGGTTTGGTGAAGGAGATCTCCTTCGGCACTACAAAGGATCGCATGTTGGTGATCCAGGAGTGCAAAAACACCAGGGCCGTCACTATTTTCATTCGCGGAGGCAACAAAATG ATCATCGAAGAGGCAAAGCGTGCTCTCCATGATGCTCTGTGTGTAATTCGCAATCTGGTCAGAGACAACCGTGTTGTGTATGGAGGAGGAGCTTCAGAGATCGCATGTGCTCTGGCCGTCAACCAGGCTGCAGATAAG TGCCCATCATTGGAGCAATATGCCATGAGGTCGTTTGCTGATGCTCTGGAGGTCATCCCCATGGCGCTGGCTGAGAACAGTGGGCTAAACCCAATCCAGACCATGGCAGAGGTCAGAGCCAAACAGGTCAAAGAGGCCAACCCCTTCCTCGGCATCGACTGTCTGCACAACAACACCAACG ACATGAAGCAGCAACATGTGGTGGAGACCCTGATCGGAAAGAAGCAGCAGATCTTGCTGGCTACACAGGTCGTCAAGATGATCCTTAAGATTGACGACATCCGAAGCCCAGGAGAGAGCGAGGACTGA